A single window of bacterium DNA harbors:
- the nrdR gene encoding transcriptional repressor NrdR translates to MKCPFCGHKEDRVVDSRSTRDDEAVRRRRECTLCNARYTTYEYVERSPVMVVKADGRRVSYEREKILGGLLKACEKRPVARESLEQLVDGV, encoded by the coding sequence GTGAAGTGTCCCTTCTGCGGACACAAGGAGGATCGGGTCGTCGACTCGCGCAGCACGCGCGACGACGAGGCGGTCCGGCGGCGGCGGGAGTGCACGCTCTGCAACGCGCGCTACACGACCTACGAGTACGTCGAGCGCAGCCCGGTCATGGTGGTCAAGGCGGACGGCCGCCGCGTCTCCTACGAGCGGGAGAAGATCCTCGGCGGACTGCTCAAGGCCTGCGAGAAGCGACCGGTCGCGCGCGAGTCGCTCGAGCAGCTCGTCGACGGCGTC